The DNA sequence GATGAGCAGGTGAATGTTGTGCCGTAGCAAAGTTACTAAATCCTGTTATAAGACCTATACTAAAAATTGATGCGCCAATAAAAGTAAGCCTAAATTTTTTTAGCATTTCCTTCTCCTCCTCATACGTTAAGATTTAACCTTCATACAATAAAATATTTCCATAATTTATTAGATCTGCTTTGTTATTTAGAGCAATGTGCTTGCCAAAGGATGCTAATAGGGAAATTAAATACCGTAAAAAATTTAATCTCTAATTGTTTAGCTCTTTGTTACTTACGATGATTAGGTCAGGTGCTGAGTGCTATTTGCTCTTATTCTCAAAGAGATTTTAATGTATTTTCTGTATGCATATATATACAACTATTAGATATTTTTTTTATGTCATTGCAGGAAAGTCTTTTATGTCAAATTTATATGCTTGTAAAAACATGCATGTGGTAGGTAAAAGCATGCATATTTTGGGGATAATTTTGGATTCAGGATGGGAAAGCTTTCGGCAGGTCTTTCAAGGGGTGGGGGTCCCTATTTTAATGTATAGGAGATTCAAACGTGTTGTCTCCCCCTGAATTCCCCTCATGGAGGGGGCCACAAGCGCTGTCCCCTCGCTGGCGGGGGGTGAAGGGCATATGCATCAAGCTAAGAATATTGTTCCTTAAAAAAAGAGGTATCCCCTTGGAAAAAGAGCAATGTGTGTCCATGTTTTTCCCTCTAATCCCCCCTAACCCCCTTTTAAAAAGCTTATCCTTACCCACATCTTTAGAACACTATGAAGAGATGTTTCGCCGGGGATGTCCCTCTAGAAATTTTTATGCTCTGTAAGCCTCTTCCTGGGTGGCACTGACAAACTTTGTTTGTCAGTGTATGATATTCCCTATCCACGGGGGTATTCGAACAACACGGACAAACCATGTCCCCGTTCAACGTACGGGGACATGGTTTGTCCGTGCTACCCTGTTTAATCTTATTGCACTACTTAAATTTACCCCTCTGACTTGTGGGTAAAGATAAGTTTAAAAAGGGGGGAAAAGAAGGAAGGATTTTTTCTTGAGAAAAGTTTGCCTGATCAAACATATCAAACTTTTCCCCTTTTTTAAAGGGGATCAAGGGAGATTGGATTTCTCCCTTTTCTAAAGGGGGAGTAAGGGGGATTGCGGGTGGTTTGTTATTCTCCACCGTTTCCATATTTTAGCTTGATGCATATGGGGTGAAAGGGGTTGACCGAATGTCGGGAAAATAGGTATTTTAAGTCTCCGAAAGGCTTAGTTTAAGTCGTACCACATTCGTACCCAATCATAAAACATATCAAATTGTTTATTTTACGGTAAATAAACAATCGTTTACTACGTGTTTTGATATGTTTTGATATTCTCTTGTCTATCTAGCAATCACAAGGCTTTCAAGGGAATTTAATTCTTGTGTGTTTGTATCGTTTCTGATATGTTTTTAGGACAAGGTACGAACGTGATGCGAACGAGATTCGACATAAATTCTTAAGGGAAAAATTCTTTTGTAGTTTGAAATGGTGGGGGGGAGCGGATTTGGAAAATTTGTAAATTTTTTAATATAGAGTCTGAATCGTCTCACAGGGACAAGACTCAACAGGAGATAAAATTATGCCAAAGGTAAAGTTAGCTGATCCAAGAATAAAGGTGGACATTGCCAGGCGTTTAGCTGGAGGTGAATCACAAGGGAGCATCGCCAGGGGATACGGTATTTGCCAGCAAAGAGTATCGGCAATAAGTCAGGAAGACGAGGTCAAGGAGCTTATTAAGCAAGAGAGGCTGAGGCTGCTAGACATCGCTCCGGATGCAATCCAGAATGTAACTGATCTAATAAAGGAAATGCCAGCAATCCCTAAGGCGGATGCAAGACAACGGGAGCTAGCATATAAGGCCACGCAAGATGTGTTAAAGGCAATAGGCATTTTCCCTAATCCGCAGGTGAACATTCTAGCTGTACATCAAAGCGGCAGTGAAAAAGAATCTGTGATAGAGCCAAGAGTCTTTGATATAATTCAAAGGGTAACGGCTAGCATGCTGGAATTTCCTAAAGAGGAACAGTAACACGATAATTAAGAATTATGTTACTGTGACTATGTGCTGTATGAAAAACATGCATACTGTATATTGTATAGGTATGATTGCCAAGACTGCCAAGTTGATGGCGATTGGGTGGGATTTCTGAATCTGCACTCACACCAGGTAAAAATAATACCTTGCATAGTGAAACTTTTATAGTAACATACTTATAGTAACATACATAGAAAAGATGCTTGTAATGAGTCATAGTCATTACAAGATAGTAATAAAGTGGGTGTTTTTATACACCTGCAATAGGGGCTAGCTACAGACGCTATGACCGTTTGTAGTTAGCCTTTTGTGTTTCAGGGGGGAAAAGAGACCATGAAGGGGATTATAAAGCACACCTTAAAGAAGGTAACGCTTGAGTTAGTCTACCAGGTAGTGGACGAAAGAACTACAGAGCTTATTTCAGAGATAAAAGAGGTCAAGAAACGGCAAGAGGATGACTTCCGATATCTTGTCCAGAAGATTGATACTGAAATCGGAAGTGTACGGAGCGAATTAAAGAGCGAAATCAGCCAACTAAGAACCGAAGTCAAGACCGAAATCAGCCAATTAAGAACCGAGATAGGAGCACTCAATCAGAGAATTGACACCATTATTCAAATGCTGATGACGCTAAGAACAGACCAGAAGTAACACATTTCACAATTAAGGGCTAGCTTGACGAAGCGAAAAGAATATTTTTCCCTAGAAATATTCCTGCCCTTTTTTAACTCTATCTAAGGGGATAAACTTTAGGGGGTAGCACATGCCAAAAGAGAATCACGCCACACCAGAACTAACACCAATAGAAGTAAAGCTTTTAGAAGCCGCCAGGAGTGGTCAATCAGTCTTGTTGTATGGTAAAGACAGTATAGGGCGTAAAGAACTAATTCTCAAAATCCATAAACAAGCCATATGTTTAGATGAAACAAAAAGACTTACCTATACCAAAGAGCTTTTAGAGAAAGTAGATCAAGGCTTGATTGAAAATACTATAAGCCGTAAATCGAAAGCTTACTATGTTAATTGCGGAACTATGAACGGTAATGAAATATACGAAACAATCAAAAATATTTATACTGGAATCCTACCTTCCAATGTTGAAATATCAGACGCTTTTACAACTAATCCTTTGCCAGAATTAAGCCTTGAGAATCTTAGAAAATTATATTTTCTGGACAATACATATTGTGATTCTCAAACTAATCAAGACTTTTTGAATTCGGCGGGCATAGCAAAGAGTACAGACGGGAAATGGCTTGTTATTTACACTTATGATATTGATAAACTTCCGCAATACTTCAGAGAGCAATTCCAGGAGATAAGCCTTGAGAGCACACCAGAGATGCAGGGCAACGGGCAAAGGCTGCCACACATGGTTAATACTTTCCCTATGCCTCCTGGAGCTAATATAAATGATATTAAAATGTGCCTCCTGGATGATGAAAATATCCGCATTGATGTTAAAGAAGAATCTAAGACTTTCCATTATGCACAAATGGGACTTTCTGCTAAAACCAACAATCGTCCATTGGCTGCATGGGATGCTTTGCAAGATTATGCCGAATATAATGGGAACCTGCATAAGGTTGATAATGCAAGACAAAAACGTAGTGAAAGATTAAACAAATTGCTAAAGAGTTTTTTTCAAACCGATAAAGATTTAATTGTGAGCAATCAAACCCTTTTTAAGATCAGTAAAAGGAAAGCTAGTAGCAAGAAACCCGTCCATATTCAGCTTACGGAATGTCCAGTATGCAAAAAAAACCATAGGCATTATTGCTATGTGTGTGAGGATACAACAAACCATTGTCAAGAATGCCATGATGGCATTTATACCGAAGCCCATAATAAACTAAACTGATAGCCAGTCCCCCTTTTCTCTCGAAAGCCTTGTTATCGACAAAACGGTAGCAAGGTTTTTTTTATTCCCAGATTTTATAAAATATTCTCATTCCATTTAACCCCAGTATTTAAGCCATTTCACAGCACATTTCGCCAAAATTTGTATCGTCGACAAATCGACAAACCTCCGACAGTCGACACATCAGGGTGAGAATTTTATATTTCTGATTCTGATATAAGAGGGGTGAATATGACTGAAGAAGGTTTAGGGCGGGAAAAATTGTATACACTGGGGCAAGTGGTAGAAATTTTAAATGTGCCGAAGTATCGAATTGTTTACCTGTTTGATTCGAGGAAATTGAGGGGGGAAGACTTTTTAAAATCGCCAGGCGGTGAGCGGGTTTATCGGGAGTCAGACATTGAAAAGATCAGGCGGGCTTTATTCGAGGTGGGCAATAAATGAAAGATACCAAAACAATTATTTGCCAGAAGTGCGGCTATTACCAGGAAGAGCCGTTGGTCAAGCGGATCGCATTGCCTAACGGTGGCTATCACATGTCGGCATATTGTTCAGGATGCGGGCGGTATATCCAGCACATTAAACATGCCGAGCCAGTGTTACCTTTTGGCAAGTACAAGGGTAAGCGCATTGCCGATATTGCAAAGAGTGATCCGGGCTATCTTCGATATTTGCTTAGCGTGGATATCAGAGAAGGCTTGAGAAAGAATATCCAGGATGCGTTATCGGCGGAGGTGCAAGAATGAGCGAGGCGGCTACTTTGTCAGATGTTTCGATCCGTTTATATCAAAATTCATTCGATAGGACAGGTGCTACCAGCAATCTTGATGCGGTCATGGACGGAATCAAAAGCGGAAAATGGAGAAAGCAAGTTGAGCAGGTGCGGAACGAAGCGGACACCAAAAAGCGAAATGCTTTGAAACAAAGACTTCCTGCATTCACTCCAAGCGGTGTCTTCTCCGAGCGGAAATCAAGCGGGCTGCAAAGCCATAGCGGGCGGCTGGCGATTGATTTTGACCTTCAAGACAATCCCGAATTAGAGACGAGCCTTGAAGCGGTGCGGGAGAATTTACAGAAAGATAAATATTCCGAGTGTGTTTCTTCATCTGTTTCCGGGCAGGGGCTTTTCGTGATCGTCAAGATTGATGGCGACCAGCATGCGGAAAGCTTTGAGTTTCTCCAGGCATATTACCAGGAGAACTACGAGCTTTGTATTGATAAGTCATGCAAGGATGTCTCACGGCTTCGTTTTGTTTCATATGACCCTAAGCTGCACTATAACGAAAATGCTGAGACGGTCATTGTTCCTGATGCAGAAGATTTTGGCGAATCAACACAAGAGGATTTGAAAGCATACCCAAGCGGCCAGAGTAATAATAAAAGCATTATGGAGGCCATTATCAAGAGCGGCAAAATGATCGGCGACGATGGCCATCCAGATTGGACAAAGGTGGGCTTTGTACTAGCTCATGAATTCGGTGAGGCAGGTAGGAGTTATTTCCATGCACTGAGTCAAAGAAGTTCTAAATACGATGAGGCGGAATGTGATCGGAAGTATGACAATTGCCTTCGGACGAATCGAGGCGATGTTACCTTTGCAACTATCATTCACATGGCGAAGGTGGCGGGGATTGAGCTTCCTAAAACTAGACGGCTGGTAAATTCCGAATTGACAGAGAACGTCTTAAGCAATGAACGATTACAGGTAAAAGCTTTTAATCTCACGGATTTAGGCAATGCAAGACGTCTCGTATCTTTGTATGGCGATAAGATTCGTTACTGCTTTGCATGGAAGAAATGGCTAATTTGGGACGGGAAGTCCTGGTCTGTCGATGATGACGGCCAGATCATATGGCTGGGCAAGGAAACTGTTAAACGCATATATCAAGAGGCTGCGGGCGAATCCGACTTCAACGCCAGATCGAACATTGCGAGATGGGCTTTGAGGTCTGAGGAAGAGAAAAAGATTAAGGCTATGATCTCCCTTGCACAAAGTGAGGAAGGCATCCCTATTTCACCAGATGAGTTAGACGGTGATCCGCATTTATTGAACTGCCTGAATGGGACATTAGATTTACGGACAGGTGATTTGATGCCGCATAATCCGAAGGACTTCATTACCAAGATGATTCCCGTTGAATATCACCCAAAGGCAGAATGTCCGACATGGCTTGAATTTCTTGAGACTGTCTTCAATTTCAATTACGACATTATCCGCTTTCTCCAAAGGGCTGTGGGGTATTCGTTGACGGGTAGCACTTCTGAACAATGCCTTTTTCTCCTACATGGAAGTGGCGCAAACGGAAAGTCTACTTTCGTAAAAACTGTAATAAATTTACTGGGTGATTTTGCACAGATTGCCGATTTCGAGACGTTCTTAATTCGGGGGAATGACGGCGGTATTAGAAACGATTTGGCACGGATGAAGGGGAAGCGATTTATTTCGGCGGTAGAGATGGAAAGCGGAAAGCGCCTTGCCGAGACAGTAATCAAACAGTTAACAGGCGGCGATATTATTTCTGCACGTTTTTTATTTGCTGAGTATTTCGATTTTTCACCCACCTTCAAGATATGGCTGGCGGCTAATCACAAGCCTAACATTCGAGGCACAGACCATGCCATTTGGCGGCGGATAAAGCTAATCCCGTTTAACGTCACGATTCCTGATGAGAAACAGGATAAGGGGCTTGATGAGAAATTAAAGGCGGAACTTCCTGGCATTCTTGCATGGGCGGTACAGGGGTGTCTTGAATGGAAACAGACTGGCCTGCAAACTCCTGAAGAGGTAAAAAATGCAACGAGTGAGTATCGCAATGAGATGGACACTATCCAAGCGTTTTTTGATGAGTGTTGCATCATAAACACAGAAGTAAAAGCAAAGGCAGGTGTTTTATACGAAAGCTACAAAAAATGGTGCACGGATAATAATGAGTTTACTTTGAACAATCGGCAATTCGGAAGAAGACTGAACGAAAAGGGCTTTCAGAGTTTTCAATCAAGCGGCAATTGGTGGCGTGGCATCGGGGTAAAAAGTGAAAATTCATGATAGTACGTTTCTCGACAAACGTACTATAACGTACTATCAAACGTACTACAAACGTACTAGCATTCTTTCTCAATATTGGTGAGGCTTGCAGCAAGACACCTTGAATATTTTTAGTATATTAGCGTGTTACGAAACGTACTATCATTCTTTTTCAACATTGGTGCGGCTTGCATGGTGTGTGAGAGGGGAAAAACGCCAAAAAAGTACGTTAGTACGTTGATTTGGGGTACTTTCCCTTGTCTGTGCCTCGTGAGGGACTTTACCGAAATCAACGTACTAACGTACTAACGTACTAACGTACTAACGTACTAAAATTCTTTTGTTTTGTTTTTATCTCTTTTGCTGTGTATTGAAATGCAGAAAAAACGGGAGAACTAATCTTTTTAGGAGAACAAGAAAAATGGATAGCGAAAAAGTGTTAGGTGAAATCATTAAGAATGAAACAGAGAAACTCATCATTGCGGAAAAAGAGTATAAAGGACGTAAATACATCGACATGCGGATTTACTTTCTAGGTGATGATGGCAAATTCATAAAAAGGATAACGACATAAGCTATGAAGAAATCTGACATGACCATATTGCAGGACACACGAGAACAGAAGCCTTTGACATTCCCACAGGCTAAGGTGTTGGTCAAGATGCTTAAGACGGGTGACTATTCGCTTGAGGGCTTCGAGGACAAGATTACGATTGAGCGCAAATCGCTTCCAGACCTTCTAGGATCGCTTGGGAATGATCGGGATAGATTCATTGCGGGGAAGATACAGAGAATGCAGGCGTTCGAGTATGCAGGGGTTGTTATCGAGGCTTCCATGCAGACTATAGCGAATGGCAATTGGCGGTCTGAGATACACCCAGCATCGGTAATGGGATCGCTGCAAGCGTTGTCGAGCAAATACGGCATTCACATCTTCTTTGCAGACAATCGAGAACT is a window from the Candidatus Jettenia sp. genome containing:
- a CDS encoding phage/plasmid primase, P4 family, which codes for MSEAATLSDVSIRLYQNSFDRTGATSNLDAVMDGIKSGKWRKQVEQVRNEADTKKRNALKQRLPAFTPSGVFSERKSSGLQSHSGRLAIDFDLQDNPELETSLEAVRENLQKDKYSECVSSSVSGQGLFVIVKIDGDQHAESFEFLQAYYQENYELCIDKSCKDVSRLRFVSYDPKLHYNENAETVIVPDAEDFGESTQEDLKAYPSGQSNNKSIMEAIIKSGKMIGDDGHPDWTKVGFVLAHEFGEAGRSYFHALSQRSSKYDEAECDRKYDNCLRTNRGDVTFATIIHMAKVAGIELPKTRRLVNSELTENVLSNERLQVKAFNLTDLGNARRLVSLYGDKIRYCFAWKKWLIWDGKSWSVDDDGQIIWLGKETVKRIYQEAAGESDFNARSNIARWALRSEEEKKIKAMISLAQSEEGIPISPDELDGDPHLLNCLNGTLDLRTGDLMPHNPKDFITKMIPVEYHPKAECPTWLEFLETVFNFNYDIIRFLQRAVGYSLTGSTSEQCLFLLHGSGANGKSTFVKTVINLLGDFAQIADFETFLIRGNDGGIRNDLARMKGKRFISAVEMESGKRLAETVIKQLTGGDIISARFLFAEYFDFSPTFKIWLAANHKPNIRGTDHAIWRRIKLIPFNVTIPDEKQDKGLDEKLKAELPGILAWAVQGCLEWKQTGLQTPEEVKNATSEYRNEMDTIQAFFDECCIINTEVKAKAGVLYESYKKWCTDNNEFTLNNRQFGRRLNEKGFQSFQSSGNWWRGIGVKSENS
- a CDS encoding helix-turn-helix domain-containing protein, with amino-acid sequence MTEEGLGREKLYTLGQVVEILNVPKYRIVYLFDSRKLRGEDFLKSPGGERVYRESDIEKIRRALFEVGNK